The Haloarcula rubripromontorii region TTCAGGAGGTCTATCGTCATCCGGTAGGACGTGTCGAGGTAAATCCGCAGACAATGGAGGGAGACGAGCGCATAGTCGGCGAATCCGCCGCCACCTTCCGGGGCGGCGGATTCGTCTCCATCGCCAGTAACTCTTTGAGAAATCGGGACAATCTCGCCAGTGAAGCGGGAGATTTGCGTCATGACCATTCGCAGTCTCCCGCTTCAACTCCTTTGATTTAGCGACCTATCCCGTCGCCATCTAGTGATTCAACACAGCCTCTGAATCCGAACAACGCTGTTCAGAAGAACTGGAACAGATCGTCACGCTGGGCGTCGTGAAGGTGGTGTCGGATAGCCTCGTTCAGTGGCTCGATGGCGCCGCGTTTCGCAGTTATCGGTGCGATAGTCTCCTGCCACTGTTGCCATGGCGGATGGAGTCCGAGTCGGTCACAGAGGTCGTTCAGGCGCTCATCCCTGTCATCAACCTTGTCCATTTTGTTGACGGCGACGACCGGTTCGACGCCGACCTCTCGGAGGAAGTGAAACATCTCCACGTCGTGTGGGATCTCGTCGGGGCCGGAGTGGCGGTCGATGATGTCGATGACCGATTTGCCGTCCACGACGAGGATACCGACGAGAATCTGGTCGGCATTTCGCTCGACGTACTGGACCACGTCGGTCTTGATTTCTTCGCGGACATCTTCTGGAACGCCTTT contains the following coding sequences:
- the engB gene encoding GTP-binding protein EngB — encoded protein: MFESRPDRDAEVVLVGRSNVGKSTLMREITGHTFDTGQRPGVTRSPNHFDWASADFVISDLPGFGYMKGVPEDVREEIKTDVVQYVERNADQILVGILVVDGKSVIDIIDRHSGPDEIPHDVEMFHFLREVGVEPVVAVNKMDKVDDRDERLNDLCDRLGLHPPWQQWQETIAPITAKRGAIEPLNEAIRHHLHDAQRDDLFQFF